In a genomic window of Dyadobacter fermentans DSM 18053:
- a CDS encoding DUF5683 domain-containing protein has protein sequence MKNWVLLGLILLVSGRIAAQTEGKKDSLKIENLPSVPLDSATLAQADTLKNVKKKWMPVPKTATRLALIPGAGQLYNRDYWKAPIVYLAFGGGLYTYYLNTIKYNDFLSAYKSFYILDKNSPDYGNKKKELQSADARVPVRVRNLLNTSSEYVDATEDQIIRQKNYWRRNRGFALIVTGLIYTLSIIEANVAAHLKTFDLSDDLTLNVSPKLNQPSMTTPTPGVRLVFNIK, from the coding sequence TTGAAAAACTGGGTATTGTTAGGGTTGATTTTGCTGGTATCGGGTCGGATTGCAGCACAGACAGAGGGTAAAAAAGACAGTCTGAAAATTGAAAATTTGCCGTCCGTTCCGCTGGACAGCGCTACTCTGGCCCAGGCCGACACGTTAAAAAACGTTAAAAAGAAGTGGATGCCGGTGCCGAAAACGGCCACCCGGCTGGCCCTGATCCCCGGCGCGGGGCAGCTGTACAACCGGGATTACTGGAAGGCGCCTATCGTGTACCTCGCATTCGGGGGAGGGCTTTACACCTATTATCTGAACACGATCAAGTATAACGACTTTCTGAGCGCTTACAAGTCGTTTTACATTCTGGACAAAAACAGTCCGGATTACGGTAACAAGAAGAAGGAGCTGCAAAGCGCCGATGCCCGGGTGCCGGTGCGGGTCCGTAACCTGCTGAATACGAGCAGCGAATATGTGGATGCGACGGAAGACCAGATTATCCGCCAAAAGAACTACTGGCGCCGGAACCGTGGCTTTGCCCTTATTGTAACAGGGCTTATTTACACGCTGTCGATCATTGAAGCCAACGTAGCGGCGCATTTGAAGACATTTGACCTTTCGGACGACCTCACATTGAACGTGAGCCCGAAGCTGAACCAGCCGTCGATGACCACCCCGACACCTGGCGTGCGGCTGGTTTTTAACATTAAATAA
- the dapB gene encoding 4-hydroxy-tetrahydrodipicolinate reductase has translation MRILLLGYGKMGKTIEQIALDRGHSIVGKIDVQNRADMDKLQTADVDVAIEFSSPESAFENITYCLKKGWPIVCGTTGWLDHRTEVEALCKAQSGSFFYASNYSIGVNLFFRLNRMLARLMNGHEYQSSMTEVHHIHKLDAPSGTAITLAEGIIEEIGNIDGWKLAPENEEGYLQILAERRGEVPGTHIVRYESEVDTIEISHTAHNRQGFALGAVVAAEWLPGKFGVFGMNDLLKI, from the coding sequence ATGAGAATACTATTACTGGGGTACGGCAAGATGGGAAAAACGATCGAACAGATCGCCCTGGACAGGGGACACTCGATCGTAGGTAAAATTGATGTACAAAACCGCGCCGATATGGACAAGCTCCAAACTGCCGACGTGGACGTGGCCATCGAATTCAGCTCGCCGGAATCCGCATTTGAGAATATCACTTATTGCCTTAAAAAAGGCTGGCCGATCGTTTGCGGCACTACCGGCTGGCTCGACCACCGCACCGAAGTGGAAGCACTTTGCAAGGCGCAGTCGGGATCGTTTTTCTACGCATCCAATTACAGCATCGGCGTAAACCTGTTTTTCCGGCTGAACCGCATGCTTGCAAGGCTCATGAATGGCCATGAATACCAAAGCTCGATGACCGAGGTGCACCATATCCACAAGCTGGATGCGCCCAGCGGCACGGCGATCACGCTTGCAGAAGGCATTATCGAGGAAATCGGGAACATCGACGGCTGGAAGCTGGCGCCGGAAAATGAGGAAGGATACCTGCAAATCCTGGCCGAACGCCGCGGGGAAGTGCCCGGCACGCACATCGTGCGCTACGAATCGGAAGTGGATACGATTGAAATATCCCACACGGCCCATAACCGCCAGGGATTTGCGCTGGGCGCCGTGGTGGCAGCCGAATGGCTTCCAGGTAAATTCGGGGTGTTCGGAATGAACGACCTCCTCAAAATTTAA
- the lepB gene encoding signal peptidase I — translation MAVNRELTSSSVESKKRKSPAREWFDSILFAVVAATLIRWLFFEAFTIPTPSMENSLLVGDFLFVSKLHYGTRTPKTPLQVPLTHQTIWGTNIPSYTSLIQLPQYRLPGFSEVKRGDVVVFNYPPEMQHPVDLKTNYIKRCVGIPGDKVEVRDLQVYNNGQPMENPPRMENEYFVATTTAVNEEKVFRENGISEFNSFTDGENDTIRGNEQMGYLVFTTEEIAAKLKTYDFVKSITLVKTDNGISEPMLYPNSSLFKWNRDNYGPITVPKKGMTVQLTPENIATYGPVIKSYEDNDDVTIEENAIKVGGKAITSYTFKQDYYFMMGDNRHNSADSRYWGFVPMDHIVGKAVFVWMSIDPNPTSFFNKIRWSRIFRVIN, via the coding sequence ATGGCTGTTAATAGAGAATTGACTTCCAGTTCAGTTGAATCCAAAAAGAGAAAGTCACCGGCGCGGGAGTGGTTCGACTCCATTTTGTTTGCGGTAGTGGCCGCTACACTCATCCGCTGGCTGTTTTTCGAAGCATTTACCATCCCTACACCGTCGATGGAGAACAGCCTGCTTGTGGGAGACTTCCTGTTTGTGAGCAAGCTGCATTACGGTACGCGGACGCCGAAAACGCCGTTGCAGGTGCCATTGACGCACCAGACCATCTGGGGAACCAATATTCCTTCTTACACCAGCCTGATCCAGCTGCCGCAATACCGGCTGCCGGGTTTCAGCGAAGTAAAGCGCGGCGATGTGGTGGTATTCAACTACCCGCCCGAAATGCAGCATCCGGTGGATTTGAAAACCAATTATATCAAACGTTGCGTAGGTATTCCGGGCGATAAAGTGGAAGTGCGTGACTTGCAGGTGTATAACAATGGTCAGCCAATGGAAAACCCTCCAAGAATGGAGAACGAGTACTTCGTGGCTACTACCACCGCCGTAAACGAGGAAAAAGTGTTCCGCGAGAATGGTATTTCGGAGTTCAACTCCTTTACCGACGGCGAAAACGATACAATCCGAGGCAATGAGCAAATGGGTTACCTCGTGTTTACAACCGAAGAAATTGCGGCAAAGCTCAAAACCTATGATTTTGTCAAAAGCATCACGCTCGTGAAAACGGATAACGGCATCAGCGAACCGATGCTTTACCCGAATTCGTCGCTGTTTAAATGGAACCGCGACAACTACGGACCGATTACCGTGCCCAAAAAAGGGATGACCGTGCAGCTTACACCTGAGAACATCGCGACCTACGGACCGGTGATCAAAAGCTACGAGGACAATGACGACGTGACGATCGAAGAAAATGCGATCAAAGTCGGCGGAAAGGCCATTACTTCCTACACATTCAAGCAGGATTACTATTTTATGATGGGCGATAACCGCCACAATTCGGCCGACTCGCGCTACTGGGGCTTCGTACCCATGGACCACATCGTGGGCAAGGCGGTATTCGTGTGGATGTCTATCGATCCCAACCCGACCAGCTTCTTCAACAAAATCCGTTGGAGCCGCATTTTCCGGGTGATCAACTAG
- the lepB gene encoding signal peptidase I: MPLTEPISKPATAPRKKSAIREWIDSVLFAVIAATLIRWLFFSAFVIPTPSMENSLLVGDYLFVSRLHYGTTTPVTPLQVPLTHQTIWGTNIPSYLDWIQLPQYRLPGFTDVKNGDVVVFYLPVEHPDMYQKYSRVLPDLHPHPIDLRSNYIKRCVGIPGDKLEVRRGEVYVNGQAQTSPPRMQNEYFVSVKTAVNEENVFRKNGIVDFSQFTETFGDSIATNDEFGYVVKTTADLAEKLRGYDFVNRVEPVFMEQGLKEPFLFPENNATNWNKDNYGPIVVPKAGMTVQLSEINIAQYGDIITSYEGNENVAIENGKISIDRKPVTSYTFKQDYYFMMGDNRHDSADSRYWGFVPKDHIVGKAVFVWMSIDPNPTSFLKKIRWDRIFRMIN; encoded by the coding sequence ATGCCACTTACTGAACCCATATCCAAGCCCGCCACTGCCCCGCGTAAAAAGTCGGCTATCCGCGAATGGATTGATTCGGTACTATTTGCCGTAATCGCCGCCACGCTGATCCGCTGGCTGTTTTTCAGCGCATTTGTGATCCCGACGCCGTCGATGGAGAACAGTTTGCTCGTGGGCGACTACCTGTTTGTGAGCAGGCTACATTACGGCACCACCACGCCCGTCACACCATTGCAGGTGCCTCTCACGCACCAGACGATCTGGGGAACGAACATTCCGTCGTATCTCGACTGGATTCAACTCCCTCAATACCGCCTGCCGGGCTTCACCGATGTGAAAAACGGTGATGTGGTCGTATTTTATCTGCCGGTGGAACACCCCGATATGTATCAGAAATACAGCCGTGTGCTCCCCGACCTGCACCCGCATCCCATAGACTTGCGTTCGAACTACATTAAGCGCTGCGTAGGTATTCCGGGGGATAAGCTAGAAGTGCGCCGCGGGGAGGTGTACGTGAATGGCCAGGCACAGACGTCACCCCCGCGTATGCAGAATGAGTATTTTGTTTCCGTCAAAACAGCTGTGAATGAGGAAAATGTGTTTCGAAAGAATGGAATCGTAGATTTCTCGCAGTTCACGGAGACATTCGGCGACAGCATTGCCACTAACGATGAATTTGGATATGTGGTTAAAACAACGGCCGACCTCGCAGAAAAGCTGAGAGGCTACGACTTCGTCAACCGCGTCGAGCCGGTGTTTATGGAGCAAGGCCTGAAAGAGCCATTTCTATTCCCAGAAAACAACGCAACCAACTGGAACAAGGATAACTACGGCCCGATAGTGGTGCCGAAAGCGGGTATGACAGTTCAGTTAAGTGAAATCAACATCGCCCAGTACGGCGACATCATCACGAGCTACGAAGGCAACGAAAACGTCGCGATCGAGAATGGCAAGATCAGCATTGACAGGAAACCGGTCACGAGCTACACGTTCAAGCAAGATTACTACTTCATGATGGGCGACAACCGCCACGATTCCGCCGACTCGCGCTACTGGGGCTTCGTTCCCAAGGACCACATCGTCGGAAAAGCCGTTTTCGTATGGATGTCCATCGACCCCAACCCGACTAGCTTCTTAAAAAAAATCCGCTGGGACCGAATTTTCAGGATGATTAATTGA